The following are encoded in a window of Sphaerisporangium siamense genomic DNA:
- a CDS encoding 3-hydroxyacyl-CoA dehydrogenase: MSRTFETVGVVGLGTMGAGIAEVFARAGLRVAGVEVDAQALERGRGHVERSTGRAVSRGRLDEAGRQAILDRITFTGSLDDLRDADLVIEAIPEVMDYKHALFTDLDRVCRPDAILATNTSSLSVTAVAAATERPGRVVGMHFFNPAPVMKLVEVVRTVVTGEGVAEDVAGLARRLGKTPVTVGDRAGFVVNRLLLGYLNHAATLLELGVATRDDIDTAMRLGAGFPMGPFALLDLIGLDVSHEVCEVLFQESRDRVHAPAPILRELVTAGLLGRKSGRGFHVHDGGGESAPERAEPAPGDVTVAVIGDGTGALAGEVSAAGYKIVEVGQADLVLALSSTPVVEHAARLPHPERLVGLHPVGERVAEVVSTVLTAPAAAEAAARLVRALGRAPVATADRAGFVVDALLYPYLNDAVRMYDSGYASAADIDTAMRLGCGYPAGPFETLAAIGPRTVRDGLRALYAEYREPSFAPAPLLDRLVTAGISRVEDR; this comes from the coding sequence ATGTCACGGACGTTTGAGACGGTGGGTGTCGTCGGGCTGGGGACCATGGGAGCCGGCATCGCCGAGGTGTTCGCCCGCGCGGGGCTGCGCGTCGCCGGCGTCGAGGTCGACGCCCAGGCGCTCGAACGCGGGCGCGGGCACGTCGAGCGCTCCACCGGGCGCGCGGTGAGCAGGGGCAGGCTCGACGAGGCGGGCCGCCAGGCCATCCTCGACCGCATCACCTTCACCGGCTCGCTGGACGACCTGCGCGACGCCGACCTGGTGATCGAGGCGATCCCCGAGGTCATGGACTACAAGCACGCCCTGTTCACCGACCTGGACCGGGTCTGCCGGCCGGACGCGATCCTCGCCACCAACACCTCCTCCCTGTCGGTGACCGCCGTCGCCGCCGCCACCGAGCGCCCCGGCCGGGTCGTCGGCATGCACTTCTTCAACCCCGCGCCCGTGATGAAGCTCGTCGAGGTCGTGCGCACCGTCGTCACCGGCGAGGGCGTGGCCGAGGACGTCGCCGGGCTGGCCCGGCGTCTCGGCAAGACCCCGGTGACCGTGGGAGACCGCGCCGGGTTCGTCGTCAACCGCCTGTTGCTCGGCTACCTCAACCACGCCGCGACCCTGCTGGAGCTCGGCGTCGCCACCCGCGACGACATCGACACGGCGATGCGGCTCGGCGCCGGGTTCCCCATGGGCCCGTTCGCGCTGCTCGACCTGATCGGCCTGGACGTCTCGCACGAGGTCTGCGAGGTGCTCTTCCAGGAGAGCCGCGACCGCGTGCACGCGCCCGCGCCGATCCTGCGCGAACTGGTGACCGCCGGGCTGCTCGGCCGCAAGAGCGGGCGCGGCTTCCACGTCCACGACGGCGGCGGCGAGAGCGCGCCCGAGCGGGCCGAGCCGGCGCCCGGCGACGTCACGGTGGCCGTGATCGGCGACGGCACCGGCGCCCTGGCCGGGGAGGTGTCGGCGGCCGGGTACAAGATCGTGGAGGTCGGACAGGCCGACCTGGTGCTCGCCCTGTCCAGCACCCCGGTCGTCGAGCACGCCGCCCGGCTGCCCCACCCCGAGCGCCTGGTGGGGCTGCACCCGGTGGGCGAGCGGGTCGCCGAGGTCGTCTCCACCGTGCTCACCGCTCCCGCGGCGGCCGAGGCGGCGGCCCGCCTGGTCCGCGCGCTCGGCCGCGCCCCGGTCGCCACCGCCGACCGCGCCGGGTTCGTGGTGGACGCGCTGCTGTACCCGTACCTGAACGACGCCGTCCGCATGTACGACTCCGGCTACGCCTCGGCCGCCGACATCGACACCGCGATGCGGCTCGGCTGCGGCTATCCCGCCGGGCCGTTCGAGACGCTCGCCGCGATCGGCCCGCGGACCGTGCGCGACGGCCTGCGCGCGCTGTACGCCGAGTACCGGGAACCCTCGTTCGCCCCGGCGCCCCTGCTCGACCGGCTCGTCACCGCCGGGATCTCCCGTGTCGAGGACAGGTGA